From Candidatus Woesearchaeota archaeon, a single genomic window includes:
- a CDS encoding nucleotidyltransferase domain-containing protein: MYEKLRFTENTLRVLALFTNDFKREYYVREVGKLLKISPRTAQLVLEDLEEKGIVESKTKGKIKIFKLNVSEFTKRYLVFVEQYKLIAFLEKKLLIKEIIEKITPHIKGIGIIFGSYVKGLEKKGSDLDIFIVGSHNNEEIKKVSKNLGLEISVKCYPLNNFEKNMMKDVLIKEVLKNHVVFLNAEQFIEVVFKDE; the protein is encoded by the coding sequence ATGTATGAAAAATTAAGATTCACGGAGAATACTTTGAGAGTATTAGCTTTATTCACTAATGATTTTAAAAGAGAGTATTATGTTAGAGAAGTTGGAAAATTGTTAAAAATTAGTCCGAGAACGGCGCAACTCGTCCTTGAAGATTTAGAAGAAAAAGGAATTGTGGAATCAAAAACAAAAGGTAAAATTAAGATATTTAAATTAAATGTGAGTGAATTCACTAAGAGATATCTTGTTTTTGTAGAACAATATAAATTAATTGCTTTTTTAGAAAAAAAACTTTTAATTAAAGAAATAATAGAAAAAATAACGCCTCATATTAAAGGAATAGGTATAATTTTTGGAAGTTACGTTAAAGGATTAGAAAAAAAAGGTTCTGATTTGGATATCTTTATTGTAGGAAGTCATAATAATGAAGAAATAAAAAAAGTTTCAAAGAATTTAGGTTTAGAAATAAGTGTTAAGTGTTATCCTTTAAATAATTTTGAGAAAAATATGATGAAAGACGTTCTCATAAAAGAAGTTTTAAAAAACCACGTGGTTTTTTTAAATGCAGAACAATTTATAGAAGTGGTTTTTAAAGATGAATAA
- a CDS encoding CDGSH iron-sulfur domain-containing protein, with product MARLTRREETSPRAIKVGGETKWICMCGLTKNEPFCDNSHEFCTGEDEDSLYEYTETGERILISKKEDVKISNEGDLLKKLEDKTKKDN from the coding sequence GTGGCAAGGCTTACTAGGCGTGAAGAAACTTCTCCTCGAGCTATCAAGGTCGGTGGAGAAACTAAGTGGATTTGTATGTGTGGTTTAACTAAGAATGAACCATTCTGTGATAACTCTCACGAATTCTGTACTGGGGAAGATGAAGATTCTTTGTATGAATACACTGAGACTGGTGAAAGAATTCTTATCAGTAAGAAAGAAGATGTTAAGATTAGTAACGAAGGTGATCTTCTTAAAAAATTAGAAGATAAAACCAAGAAAGATAATTAA
- a CDS encoding DNA-directed RNA polymerase subunit B'', with protein MNNQAQDIKMTRSKLLIRKFFEEHSVAQADIDSFNKFMDEELQIIIEENKEVEPTIIPTNVEEFKIRLEKITVEKPEITEADGSKRILLPAEARLRKLSYSAPAFLEVSAHVNGQQKESFTTQIGNIPIMLKSKYCNLKGKNREELIKAGEDPDDPGGYFIINGTEKVIVSVEDLAANRFIVEEQKTGTVQFTGKIFSERGSYKIPHQIEKQKDEIIYISFTRVRKIPVTVLIKALGILKDEEIMKLIDLPTSSEVFINLYEFVDIKTEEDAIDYIAKEIGITQSKEIRIERVKEIMDKYLLPHVGLTTEARRNKAINLCKYVKDYLRVSNKEIPMPDKDHYANKRLKLAGDLLADLFRVNIKVLIGDMLYNFQRIVKRGKFPSIRVIIREKLLTQRIYSSMATGNWVGARKGISQRIERMNYIQLLSVLQRVVSPLSASQENFEARALHPTHLGRLCMSETPEGTNIGLRKNFALLTKVTSSVNEEELVPKLKELGLETVSVK; from the coding sequence ATGAATAATCAAGCTCAAGACATAAAAATGACTAGGTCAAAACTCTTAATAAGAAAATTCTTCGAAGAACACTCAGTAGCACAAGCAGACATAGATTCTTTTAACAAATTCATGGATGAAGAACTACAAATAATCATAGAAGAAAACAAAGAAGTAGAACCAACAATTATACCAACGAACGTAGAAGAATTCAAAATAAGACTAGAAAAAATAACCGTTGAAAAACCAGAAATAACAGAAGCAGACGGCTCAAAAAGAATACTATTACCCGCAGAAGCAAGACTAAGAAAACTATCATATTCAGCACCAGCATTCTTAGAAGTATCGGCTCACGTCAACGGACAACAAAAAGAATCATTCACAACGCAAATAGGAAACATCCCAATAATGCTAAAAAGTAAGTACTGCAACTTAAAAGGAAAAAACAGAGAAGAACTAATAAAAGCAGGAGAAGACCCTGACGACCCAGGAGGATACTTCATAATAAACGGAACAGAAAAAGTAATAGTTTCAGTTGAGGACTTAGCAGCGAACCGCTTCATCGTAGAAGAACAAAAAACAGGAACAGTACAATTCACAGGGAAAATATTCTCAGAAAGAGGATCATACAAGATTCCTCATCAAATCGAGAAACAAAAAGATGAAATAATCTACATTTCATTTACGAGAGTAAGAAAAATACCAGTAACAGTTCTAATAAAAGCACTAGGAATACTAAAAGACGAAGAAATAATGAAACTAATAGATTTACCAACTAGCTCAGAAGTATTCATAAACTTGTATGAATTCGTAGACATAAAAACAGAAGAAGACGCAATAGACTACATAGCAAAAGAAATAGGAATAACACAATCAAAAGAAATCAGAATAGAAAGAGTAAAAGAAATAATGGACAAGTACTTATTACCTCATGTTGGATTAACAACTGAAGCAAGAAGAAACAAAGCAATAAACTTGTGCAAATACGTAAAAGACTACTTAAGAGTATCTAACAAAGAAATACCTATGCCTGATAAAGATCATTACGCAAACAAAAGACTAAAACTAGCAGGTGACTTATTAGCGGACTTGTTCAGAGTAAACATCAAAGTCCTAATAGGAGACATGTTATACAACTTTCAAAGAATCGTAAAAAGAGGAAAATTCCCAAGCATAAGAGTAATAATCAGAGAGAAACTATTAACCCAAAGAATATACAGTAGCATGGCAACAGGGAACTGGGTAGGTGCAAGAAAAGGAATCAGCCAAAGAATAGAAAGAATGAACTACATACAATTATTATCAGTATTACAAAGAGTAGTAAGTCCTCTGAGTGCGAGCCAAGAAAACTTCGAAGCAAGAGCACTACACCCAACGCATCTAGGAAGATTGTGCATGAGTGAAACACCAGAAGGAACAAACATAGGACTAAGAAAAAACTTTGCTTTACTAACAAAAGTAACAAGCTCAGTGAACGAAGAAGAATTAGTACCAAAATTAAAAGAACTAGGATTAGAAACGGTGAGTGTAAAATGA
- the albA gene encoding DNA-binding protein Alba yields the protein MEDEHSIYIGQKPFMNYVTSVVVQFTTKGAEEVTIKARGKFIARAVDVAEVAQNRFLKDKITVKDIRISSEEFKNQEDREVRVSTIEIILSKI from the coding sequence ATGGAAGACGAACACTCCATATACATAGGACAAAAACCATTTATGAATTACGTAACAAGCGTAGTCGTGCAATTCACGACTAAAGGCGCAGAAGAAGTAACTATTAAAGCACGAGGAAAATTCATTGCTAGAGCAGTCGACGTCGCAGAAGTAGCACAAAACAGATTCTTAAAAGACAAAATAACTGTGAAAGACATAAGGATAAGCTCAGAAGAATTCAAGAACCAAGAAGACAGAGAAGTAAGAGTATCCACAATCGAAATAATCTTATCAAAAATATAA
- a CDS encoding 30S ribosomal protein S17e codes for MFHVEKRHTNMGRIKPRRLKAATESVFSERGETFTTDFSTNKKATSDALDVKSKKLRNVIAGYATRLKKRETKN; via the coding sequence ATGTTTCACGTTGAGAAGAGGCATACAAATATGGGGAGAATAAAACCAAGAAGATTAAAAGCAGCGACCGAGAGCGTGTTCTCAGAAAGAGGAGAAACATTCACAACGGACTTTTCAACCAACAAAAAAGCAACGTCAGACGCACTAGACGTGAAGTCTAAAAAATTAAGAAACGTAATAGCTGGATACGCAACTAGGTTGAAAAAAAGAGAAACAAAGAACTAA
- a CDS encoding DNA-directed RNA polymerase subunit H, which yields MAKKNEKETNSKKTIKKVTVKKTAVKKEKAEKVVRTKKKTRADTKETSHVKHSLIPLHEKITEKEAQELFDYHNITIKELPKIIRNDPAIRHLKAKENDIIKITRTSSTAGKAIFYRGVINE from the coding sequence ATGGCTAAAAAAAACGAAAAAGAAACTAATTCTAAAAAAACAATTAAAAAAGTCACAGTGAAAAAAACAGCTGTAAAAAAAGAAAAAGCTGAAAAAGTCGTAAGAACAAAGAAAAAAACCAGAGCAGACACAAAAGAAACTTCTCATGTGAAACACTCCTTAATACCGTTGCACGAAAAAATAACAGAAAAAGAAGCACAAGAACTCTTTGATTATCATAACATAACAATAAAAGAACTACCAAAAATAATCAGAAACGACCCAGCAATAAGACACTTAAAAGCAAAAGAAAACGACATAATAAAAATAACAAGAACAAGCTCAACAGCGGGAAAAGCAATATTCTACAGAGGTGTAATCAATGAATAA
- a CDS encoding HEPN domain-containing protein gives MNKIKWCIEKKEGLNLIDPNSDLAKAYIKKSEEALESMRLNIIKDWRISTAYYTIYFSLYAVLMKLGVKCEIHSCTIEFAKRFLKEYFEEDELGFIEDSLKARVDSQYYVDRTVPDEQYNKMIQKSPEFLVKCKSILIKLNEKKINELRHKLKKEIKKE, from the coding sequence ATGAATAAAATAAAGTGGTGTATTGAAAAAAAAGAAGGGTTGAACTTAATCGATCCAAATTCTGATTTGGCAAAAGCTTACATTAAAAAATCAGAAGAAGCACTCGAATCGATGAGGCTAAACATAATTAAAGATTGGAGAATATCCACGGCGTATTACACGATTTATTTTTCATTATATGCTGTTCTGATGAAATTAGGTGTGAAATGTGAAATTCATTCATGCACTATCGAATTCGCAAAAAGATTCTTAAAAGAGTACTTTGAAGAAGATGAATTAGGATTTATTGAAGATTCTTTAAAAGCGAGAGTTGATTCTCAGTACTACGTAGACAGAACTGTTCCAGACGAACAATACAATAAGATGATTCAAAAATCACCGGAGTTCTTAGTGAAATGTAAATCTATTCTTATTAAATTAAACGAAAAAAAAATTAATGAATTAAGACATAAACTCAAAAAAGAAATAAAAAAAGAATAA
- the rpoB gene encoding DNA-directed RNA polymerase subunit B has protein sequence MTDVFIDGKFTGTVKEPEDFVNQIIFARRAGKIEEDVNVLHVPNEDKVIIETSSGRTTRPLIVVKEGKPLLEEKHLKQLEKNEITWSDLIKTGVIEYLDSAEEENSLIAFFEEDLTNEHTHLDVTPLSVLGLITGLVPFGNYNQGVRLNQGAKNQKQGVGLYAANLAVRMDMDVNLLHYPQYPLVQTALHDVIKYDKHPSGQNIVLAVMSYKGYNMEDSIVINKGSIDRGLGRTSYFRPIVSEELRYSGGLMDEIKIPDKEVRGYRSEHDYRFLEDDGIIFPESKVNEGDVIIGKVSPPRFLSSMEEYSLATDSNRESSLALKHGEKGIVDFVSLTENEEGNKLIQVRLREQRIPEIGDKFTSRHGQKGVISLVVPEQDIPFTSTGVRPDIIFSPYGIPSRMTISHLLELLAGKTAALSGRLVDGTMFESEQERDIRQELKDLGFREDGSETLYNGITGEQYQVQIFVGNIYYLKLKHMVANKIHSRARGPIQLLTRQPTEGRAKEGGLRLGEMEKDTFIAHGASLTLKERFDTDTVVVPICEKSGLTGYYDARKNNRAISPMYDEDSEMSDIEVSYAFKLLIDEFKSLGLYPKLKLKSKF, from the coding sequence ATGACGGACGTATTCATAGATGGAAAATTCACAGGAACAGTAAAAGAACCAGAAGACTTCGTGAACCAAATAATATTCGCGAGAAGAGCAGGAAAAATAGAAGAAGATGTGAACGTATTACACGTTCCAAACGAAGACAAAGTAATAATAGAAACTTCTAGTGGAAGAACAACTAGGCCACTAATAGTAGTAAAAGAAGGAAAACCATTACTAGAAGAAAAACACCTAAAACAATTAGAAAAAAACGAGATTACTTGGTCAGACCTAATAAAAACAGGAGTAATAGAATACTTAGATTCAGCAGAAGAAGAAAACTCATTAATAGCATTCTTTGAAGAAGACTTAACAAATGAGCACACCCACTTAGACGTAACACCATTATCAGTACTAGGACTAATCACGGGACTAGTACCATTTGGAAACTACAACCAAGGAGTACGTTTAAATCAAGGAGCAAAGAATCAAAAACAAGGAGTAGGACTATACGCGGCTAACCTAGCAGTAAGAATGGACATGGACGTTAACTTACTACATTACCCACAATACCCATTAGTACAAACAGCGTTACACGACGTAATAAAATATGATAAACACCCATCAGGACAAAACATAGTACTAGCTGTTATGAGTTACAAAGGATACAACATGGAGGATTCCATCGTAATCAACAAAGGCTCAATAGACAGAGGACTAGGAAGAACAAGTTATTTCAGACCAATAGTATCAGAAGAACTAAGATACTCAGGCGGATTAATGGATGAAATAAAAATACCAGACAAAGAAGTCAGAGGATACAGATCAGAACACGATTACAGATTCTTAGAAGATGACGGAATAATATTCCCAGAATCAAAAGTGAACGAAGGCGACGTAATAATAGGAAAAGTCAGCCCGCCAAGATTCTTAAGCAGCATGGAAGAATACAGCTTAGCAACTGATTCAAACAGAGAATCATCACTCGCACTAAAACACGGAGAAAAAGGAATAGTGGACTTCGTATCATTAACAGAGAACGAAGAAGGAAACAAACTAATACAAGTAAGACTAAGAGAACAAAGAATACCAGAAATAGGAGATAAATTCACATCAAGACACGGACAAAAAGGAGTAATAAGCTTAGTAGTACCAGAACAAGACATTCCATTCACAAGCACAGGAGTAAGACCAGACATAATATTCAGTCCGTACGGAATACCTAGCAGGATGACTATTTCTCACCTACTAGAATTATTAGCAGGAAAAACAGCTGCGCTATCCGGAAGACTAGTTGACGGAACAATGTTCGAATCAGAACAAGAAAGAGACATAAGACAAGAACTAAAAGACTTAGGATTCAGAGAAGACGGCTCAGAAACATTATACAACGGAATAACAGGGGAACAATACCAAGTACAAATCTTCGTAGGAAACATATATTACTTAAAATTAAAACACATGGTAGCAAACAAAATACACAGCAGAGCAAGAGGACCAATACAGCTACTAACAAGACAACCTACAGAAGGAAGAGCAAAAGAAGGAGGACTAAGATTAGGAGAGATGGAGAAAGACACCTTCATCGCTCACGGAGCATCACTAACACTAAAAGAAAGATTCGACACAGACACAGTAGTAGTACCAATATGCGAAAAATCAGGACTAACAGGTTATTACGACGCGAGAAAAAACAACAGAGCAATCTCGCCTATGTATGACGAGGACTCAGAGATGAGCGACATAGAAGTTAGCTACGCGTTCAAACTACTAATAGACGAATTTAAGTCCCTAGGATTATATCCTAAACTAAAACTAAAAAGCAAATTTTGA